The following coding sequences are from one Malaciobacter pacificus window:
- a CDS encoding type II toxin-antitoxin system RelE family toxin, translating to MSYSLEFNPKALKEWSKLNSTIKEQFKKKLKERLENPRIPKDKLSGFENVYKIKLRNIGYRLAYEVKDEQIVVLVLTVGRRENNEVYKNLKK from the coding sequence ATGAGTTATAGTCTAGAGTTTAATCCAAAGGCTTTAAAAGAGTGGTCAAAACTAAATAGTACTATAAAAGAACAATTCAAAAAGAAACTAAAAGAAAGACTTGAAAATCCAAGAATCCCAAAAGATAAGCTTAGTGGTTTTGAAAATGTCTATAAAATCAAACTAAGAAATATAGGTTATAGACTAGCTTATGAAGTTAAAGATGAACAAATAGTTGTTTTAGTTCTAACTGTTGGTAGAAGAGAAAATAACGAAGTCTATAAAAATCTTAAAAAATAA
- the urtE gene encoding urea ABC transporter ATP-binding subunit UrtE, with protein MLKIEKVNQFYGQSHTLWDLDLEFKKGRCTCVMGRNGVGKTTLSKVIMGLLPIKDGGLIYNGSDISKLSDHKRASIAIGYVPQGREIFSQLTVLENLQIGVLSNRNKIKEVPSKIYDLFPVLKDMAHRKGGDLSGGQQQQLAIARALCIDPDFLILDEPSEGIQPNIVAQIGEVIDYLTKEENITVMLVEQKLPFARRHGDDFYVLDRGSVVANGEISQLSDDIIKKYMSV; from the coding sequence ATGTTAAAGATAGAAAAAGTAAATCAATTTTACGGACAAAGTCACACTTTATGGGATTTGGATTTAGAGTTCAAAAAAGGTAGATGTACTTGTGTTATGGGAAGAAATGGTGTTGGAAAAACAACACTTAGTAAAGTAATCATGGGATTACTTCCTATCAAAGATGGTGGGTTGATTTATAATGGAAGTGATATTTCAAAACTATCAGATCATAAAAGAGCAAGTATTGCTATAGGATATGTACCACAGGGAAGAGAGATTTTCTCACAACTTACAGTTTTAGAAAATCTTCAAATAGGTGTACTATCAAATAGAAATAAAATCAAAGAAGTTCCTTCTAAAATTTATGATTTATTTCCAGTTTTAAAAGATATGGCTCATAGAAAAGGTGGAGATTTATCAGGTGGTCAGCAACAACAACTCGCAATTGCAAGAGCACTTTGTATCGACCCAGATTTTTTAATACTTGATGAACCAAGTGAAGGAATCCAACCAAATATCGTAGCTCAAATTGGTGAAGTAATAGACTACCTTACAAAAGAAGAAAATATCACAGTAATGTTAGTAGAACAAAAACTACCATTTGCAAGACGTCATGGTGATGACTTTTATGTACTAGATAGAGGTAGTGTTGTTGCAAATGGTGAAATCAGCCAGTTAAGTGATGATATTATTAAGAAGTATATGTCGGTTTAA
- the urtC gene encoding urea ABC transporter permease subunit UrtC: protein MRQPLVLKILENDKGGKIVLSTLAVVVLVVAFCNLFVPADSVFYISTFTVTILGKYLAFALLALALDLVWGYLGVLSLGHGAFFALGGYAWAMYLMRQIGDRGVYGNPELPDFMVFMNLKELPWFWYGFDNPLFALIMVALVPGILAFVFGWLAFKSRVTGVYLSIITQALTYALMLAFFRNDMGFGGNNGLTDFKDILGFDLQADTTRVGLLIITFLALAAGYLICRFIINSRLGRVVISIRDAESRVRFLGYKVEQYKLFIFVVSAVLAAIAGALYVPQVGIINPGVFSPLFSIELVIWVAIGGRGTLYGAIIGAIIVSYASTYFTSALPEVWLYALGALFVVVTLYLPKGVVGLISQINSKVKKA from the coding sequence ATGAGACAACCATTAGTATTAAAAATTTTAGAAAATGACAAAGGTGGGAAAATAGTACTTTCAACTCTAGCAGTTGTAGTACTTGTAGTTGCATTTTGTAATTTATTTGTTCCTGCTGATTCAGTGTTTTATATTTCGACTTTTACAGTTACGATTTTAGGTAAATATTTAGCATTTGCTCTTTTAGCACTTGCACTTGATTTAGTTTGGGGTTATTTAGGTGTTCTTAGTCTTGGTCATGGTGCATTTTTCGCCCTTGGTGGATATGCTTGGGCTATGTATCTTATGAGACAAATCGGTGATAGAGGGGTTTATGGAAACCCTGAATTACCTGACTTCATGGTATTTATGAACTTAAAAGAGTTACCATGGTTTTGGTATGGTTTTGATAATCCTTTATTTGCACTAATTATGGTAGCTTTAGTTCCAGGTATTTTGGCTTTTGTATTTGGTTGGTTAGCATTTAAATCAAGAGTTACAGGAGTTTACCTTTCAATCATCACTCAAGCTTTAACATATGCACTTATGTTAGCATTCTTTAGAAATGATATGGGATTTGGTGGAAACAACGGTCTAACAGATTTTAAAGATATTTTAGGATTTGATCTTCAAGCTGATACTACTAGAGTAGGGCTTTTAATCATCACATTTTTAGCTTTAGCAGCAGGATATTTAATCTGTAGATTTATCATCAACTCAAGACTTGGTAGAGTAGTAATTTCTATTAGAGATGCTGAAAGTAGAGTAAGGTTTTTGGGATACAAAGTAGAACAATATAAACTATTTATATTTGTAGTATCAGCTGTATTAGCTGCTATTGCAGGTGCTTTATATGTACCACAAGTTGGGATTATCAATCCTGGTGTATTTAGTCCACTGTTCTCAATTGAACTTGTAATTTGGGTTGCAATTGGTGGAAGAGGAACTTTATATGGAGCAATTATTGGAGCTATTATTGTAAGTTATGCAAGTACATACTTCACATCAGCTCTTCCAGAAGTTTGGTTATATGCACTTGGTGCACTATTTGTTGTAGTAACTTTATACTTACCAAAAGGTGTAGTAGGGCTTATATCTCAAATTAATTCAAAAGTTAAAAAGGCGTAG
- the ureC gene encoding urease subunit alpha, giving the protein MKISKEKYASMYGPTTNDRFRLADTSLIAKIEKDYTTYGEESKFGGGKTIRDGMAQSPTATEVADLIITNAIIIDFTGIYKADIGIKDGIIIAIGKSGNPNLCDGITPELEIGANTEILSAEGKIITAGGIDSHIHFISPGQIDEALSSGVTTMVGGGTGPNTGTNATTCTPGEWNISKMIQSVDDIPMNFGFMGKGNSSSYEALKMQIEAGAMGLKLHEDWGSTPNAIDTCLKVADDFDVQVAIHTDTLNESGFVDNTVDSFKNRTIHTFHSEGAGGGHAPDIMKVAGMENILPSSTNPTLPYTKNTIEEHLDMLMVCHHLSPKIPEDVSFAESRIRGNTIAAEDVLHDIGAISITSSDSQAMGRVGEVVIRTWQVADSMKKQRGTLESDDEKCDNERIKRYVAKYTINPAIACGIDEHVGSVEVGKMADLVLWTPAFFGVKPEIVLKGGFIALAMMGDSNASIPTPEPNMYRPMFGSLGKASAKTSAIFTSKVASGDLKDKLGIEKQVLEVKNTRNIGKKDMKLNDFIGDIQVDPETYDVTVNGELITSNYVETVPMAKKYFLF; this is encoded by the coding sequence ATGAAGATATCAAAAGAAAAATATGCTTCAATGTATGGACCAACGACAAATGATAGATTTAGACTTGCAGATACTTCACTTATCGCTAAAATAGAAAAAGATTACACAACATATGGTGAAGAGAGTAAATTTGGTGGTGGTAAGACTATTAGAGATGGTATGGCACAAAGTCCAACTGCAACAGAAGTAGCTGATTTAATTATCACAAATGCGATTATTATAGATTTTACTGGAATTTACAAAGCTGATATTGGTATCAAAGATGGGATTATAATAGCCATTGGAAAATCAGGAAATCCAAATCTATGTGATGGAATTACTCCTGAGTTAGAAATAGGTGCAAATACTGAGATTTTATCAGCTGAGGGTAAAATTATCACTGCTGGTGGAATTGATTCACATATTCACTTTATTAGTCCTGGTCAAATTGATGAGGCATTAAGTTCAGGTGTTACTACTATGGTAGGAGGAGGAACGGGTCCAAATACTGGTACTAATGCTACTACTTGTACACCTGGTGAGTGGAATATATCAAAGATGATTCAAAGTGTTGATGATATTCCTATGAACTTTGGTTTTATGGGTAAAGGAAATAGTTCATCTTATGAAGCTTTAAAAATGCAAATAGAAGCTGGAGCTATGGGATTAAAACTTCATGAAGACTGGGGAAGTACACCAAATGCTATTGATACATGTTTAAAAGTTGCAGATGATTTTGATGTACAAGTTGCTATTCATACTGATACTTTAAATGAATCAGGATTTGTGGATAACACAGTTGATAGTTTCAAAAATAGAACTATCCATACATTTCATAGTGAAGGTGCTGGTGGTGGTCACGCACCTGATATTATGAAAGTTGCTGGAATGGAAAATATTTTACCATCAAGTACAAATCCAACACTTCCATATACAAAAAATACTATTGAAGAGCACCTTGATATGCTTATGGTTTGTCACCACTTAAGCCCAAAGATTCCTGAAGATGTAAGTTTTGCAGAATCTAGAATTAGAGGTAATACAATCGCTGCTGAAGATGTACTTCATGATATTGGAGCTATTTCTATCACTAGTTCTGATTCACAAGCTATGGGTAGAGTTGGTGAAGTTGTTATTAGAACTTGGCAAGTTGCTGATAGTATGAAAAAACAAAGAGGGACTTTAGAATCTGATGATGAAAAGTGTGATAATGAAAGAATCAAAAGATATGTTGCAAAATATACTATAAACCCTGCTATTGCTTGTGGAATTGATGAGCATGTTGGTAGTGTAGAAGTTGGTAAGATGGCTGACTTAGTTCTTTGGACACCAGCATTTTTTGGAGTAAAACCTGAGATTGTATTAAAAGGTGGATTTATAGCTCTTGCTATGATGGGTGATTCTAATGCTTCTATTCCAACACCTGAACCAAATATGTATAGACCTATGTTTGGAAGTTTAGGAAAAGCAAGTGCTAAAACAAGCGCTATCTTTACTTCAAAAGTTGCAAGTGGAGATTTAAAAGATAAACTTGGAATTGAAAAACAAGTATTAGAAGTGAAAAATACTAGAAATATTGGTAAAAAAGATATGAAACTAAATGATTTCATAGGAGATATTCAAGTTGATCCTGAAACTTATGATGTGACTGTAAATGGTGAATTAATCACTTCAAACTATGTTGAAACAGTACCAATGGCTAAGAAATATTTCTTATTTTAG
- a CDS encoding urease accessory protein UreF, producing MVKHITHTNSFSKSNLKSLSRFLQILDGSFPSGVFVHSFGLEPHVIKEEVKDINSLKIYLENLIIDQYSQMEFVYIKKVYEALEDDKLSIIKRLDKNFKAYLTFEYAKASRDIGQNYYAQIKNLATKDIVKEYFKDIEEKKSVANEIIVLACLAYDLDISLEDFIVMWTKKNLINIAVTTLKISRIKPSEIQQMLFEFDEILENYGYENIGDKVTNFNPLFEEVIFAHLNLEPKMFAT from the coding sequence ATGGTAAAGCACATCACTCACACTAATTCTTTTTCAAAATCAAATTTAAAAAGCCTTAGTCGATTTTTACAAATCCTTGATGGGAGTTTTCCATCAGGTGTTTTTGTACACTCTTTTGGACTTGAACCACATGTGATAAAAGAAGAAGTAAAAGATATAAATAGTTTAAAAATCTATTTAGAAAATCTTATCATAGACCAATACTCACAAATGGAGTTTGTTTATATCAAAAAAGTTTATGAAGCTTTAGAAGATGATAAATTATCTATCATAAAAAGATTAGATAAGAATTTTAAAGCTTATTTGACTTTTGAATATGCAAAAGCTTCAAGGGATATTGGGCAAAACTATTATGCTCAAATAAAAAACTTAGCTACTAAAGATATAGTAAAAGAGTATTTTAAAGACATTGAAGAAAAAAAATCAGTTGCAAATGAGATCATAGTTTTAGCTTGTTTAGCTTATGATTTAGATATTAGCTTAGAAGATTTTATAGTAATGTGGACAAAGAAAAACCTTATAAATATAGCTGTAACAACTCTAAAAATATCAAGAATAAAACCAAGTGAAATTCAACAAATGTTATTTGAGTTTGATGAGATTTTAGAAAATTATGGATATGAAAATATTGGTGATAAAGTTACAAACTTTAATCCACTATTTGAAGAAGTGATTTTTGCACACTTAAATTTAGAACCAAAGATGTTCGCAACTTGA
- a CDS encoding type II toxin-antitoxin system prevent-host-death family antitoxin codes for MNTILANYTASITELKKSPTELLKNAGDEAIAILNHNSPSAYLIPSKTYEKMMEIIEEYQLSKLVEERLNDSEKSIKVDIDEL; via the coding sequence ATGAATACTATATTAGCAAACTATACAGCAAGTATTACAGAACTTAAAAAATCTCCAACTGAATTATTAAAAAATGCAGGAGATGAAGCAATAGCTATTTTAAATCATAATAGCCCAAGTGCATACTTAATTCCATCAAAAACTTATGAAAAAATGATGGAAATAATAGAAGAATATCAATTATCTAAATTAGTAGAAGAAAGATTAAATGATAGTGAAAAATCTATCAAAGTAGATATTGATGAGTTATAG
- the urtB gene encoding urea ABC transporter permease subunit UrtB has protein sequence MKTIFKIIFLNLLILSSMFSASFEEDIKALDTKSFKTKQQIVEQLANNYSEDDRLSILLSKMVQGDIYVTKEEKTFVILDKKEGNSYHTIDLLTNSALPAIDKYSLKKVKTNNKLRSVIKNLLAQMNLFSKNRDKRLKSAKNILDNVSIDDEELINKALKSEKDSNIIEVLTEAKNIIVANNYTGEQQLNAVVALGDFISSKSLATLKAIEQNKSSSVELKKAAAKSIASVESSRSFYSVLETAFFGLSQGSVLLLAAIGLAITFGVMKVINMAHGELIMIGAYTTYTIQQIMPGLIEYSIIIAIPAAFIVSGIVGILIERLVIRHLYGRPLETLLATFGISLILQQLVRTIYSPLNQEVKTPDWMSGALEVNSALSLTYNRLYIIIFAVIVFLAILYVMKKTSLGLKVRAVSQNRPIARAMGIKSSYIDAMTFGIGSGIAGVAGVALSQLTNVGPNLGQAYIVDSFMVVVFGGVGNLWGTLIAAFSLGEINKFIEPVAGAVLAKVIILVFIILFIQKKPRGLFPQKGRDAED, from the coding sequence ATGAAAACAATATTTAAAATAATTTTTCTTAATTTATTAATCCTATCATCTATGTTTTCAGCTTCATTTGAAGAAGATATTAAAGCTTTAGATACAAAAAGTTTTAAAACAAAACAACAAATAGTAGAGCAATTAGCAAACAACTATAGCGAAGATGATAGATTATCAATTCTTTTATCAAAAATGGTACAAGGTGATATCTATGTTACAAAAGAAGAAAAGACTTTTGTGATTTTAGATAAAAAAGAAGGAAATTCATATCATACAATTGATCTTTTAACAAACTCTGCACTACCAGCTATTGATAAGTACAGTTTAAAAAAGGTTAAAACAAATAATAAATTAAGAAGTGTTATAAAAAATCTACTAGCACAGATGAATCTTTTCTCTAAAAATAGAGATAAAAGATTAAAATCAGCAAAAAATATTTTAGATAACGTGTCAATTGATGATGAAGAGCTTATAAACAAAGCTTTAAAAAGTGAAAAAGACTCAAATATAATTGAAGTTTTAACTGAAGCAAAAAATATTATTGTTGCTAATAATTACACAGGTGAACAGCAGTTAAATGCTGTAGTTGCACTTGGAGATTTTATCTCATCTAAATCATTAGCAACACTAAAAGCCATTGAACAAAATAAATCATCAAGTGTTGAACTTAAAAAAGCAGCAGCAAAATCAATAGCATCTGTTGAAAGCTCTAGAAGTTTCTATTCTGTATTAGAAACTGCATTTTTTGGTTTATCTCAAGGTTCAGTTTTACTTTTAGCTGCAATTGGACTAGCTATTACATTTGGTGTTATGAAAGTAATTAATATGGCTCATGGTGAGTTAATCATGATTGGAGCATATACAACATATACAATCCAACAAATCATGCCAGGTCTTATTGAGTATTCAATTATTATTGCGATTCCTGCAGCATTTATTGTAAGTGGAATTGTAGGTATTTTAATTGAAAGATTAGTTATCAGACACTTATATGGAAGACCACTTGAAACACTTTTAGCCACATTCGGTATTAGTTTAATTTTACAACAACTAGTAAGAACTATTTATTCTCCACTAAATCAAGAGGTTAAAACACCAGATTGGATGAGTGGTGCACTTGAAGTTAATAGTGCATTATCTTTAACATACAATAGATTATATATCATTATTTTTGCAGTGATTGTTTTCCTTGCAATTTTATATGTGATGAAAAAAACAAGCTTAGGTTTAAAAGTGCGAGCAGTTTCTCAAAATAGACCAATCGCAAGAGCAATGGGTATCAAATCAAGTTATATCGATGCTATGACATTTGGTATTGGTTCTGGTATTGCAGGAGTTGCAGGAGTTGCACTATCTCAGCTTACAAATGTTGGACCAAATTTAGGACAAGCATATATTGTAGATTCATTTATGGTTGTTGTATTTGGTGGAGTTGGTAACTTATGGGGAACACTAATCGCTGCATTCTCACTTGGTGAAATCAATAAATTCATCGAACCAGTTGCAGGAGCAGTTTTAGCAAAAGTTATCATCTTAGTATTTATTATTTTATTTATTCAAAAGAAACCAAGAGGTCTTTTCCCACAAAAGGGAAGAGATGCAGAGGACTAG
- a CDS encoding urease subunit beta, which yields MFLTNREQEKLLIYTASKLACERKERGLQLNYPEAVAILSSYILEGARDGKSVAQLMVDATKVLKEEDVLPGVASMMHMVQVEATFNDGTKLVTVHDPIPYDKNDIAPGEYFIDEGEIELNTGCETTTIEVENKGDRPVQIGSHYHFFEVNKELNFERIEAYGKRLDIPAGTSVRFEPGSKKSITLVDFTGKRYMSGFNGLVEGNLDDESTKAKAIENLKTFLGE from the coding sequence ATGTTTTTAACAAATCGTGAGCAAGAGAAATTGCTTATTTATACTGCTTCAAAATTAGCGTGTGAACGAAAAGAAAGAGGTTTACAACTAAACTATCCAGAAGCTGTAGCAATCTTGAGTTCTTATATTTTAGAGGGTGCAAGAGATGGGAAAAGTGTTGCACAACTTATGGTAGATGCTACAAAAGTTCTAAAAGAAGAAGATGTTCTTCCTGGTGTTGCTTCTATGATGCATATGGTTCAAGTAGAAGCTACTTTTAATGACGGTACAAAATTAGTAACTGTTCATGACCCAATTCCTTATGATAAGAATGATATTGCCCCAGGTGAGTATTTTATTGATGAGGGTGAAATTGAATTAAATACAGGTTGTGAGACTACTACAATTGAAGTAGAAAACAAAGGTGATAGACCAGTTCAAATAGGTTCTCACTATCACTTTTTTGAAGTAAATAAAGAGCTAAATTTTGAAAGAATTGAAGCCTATGGAAAAAGACTTGATATTCCTGCTGGAACTTCTGTGAGATTTGAACCAGGAAGTAAGAAAAGTATCACGCTAGTTGATTTTACAGGTAAAAGATATATGAGTGGTTTTAATGGTTTAGTTGAAGGTAATTTAGATGATGAATCAACTAAAGCAAAAGCAATAGAAAATTTAAAAACATTTTTAGGAGAGTAG
- a CDS encoding urease accessory protein UreE: MSINDIKKVIEIRKNIDFYTDEVELSWFDMQKPNLTAVSKEDINFIVKAKFTHLHENDFLMCEDGHVIKVSRCEDEIFTLEFDDALTFAKTAYEIGNRHQPVMIEDFKITVLDDISLGDIIKDCYSNNAIKVEKTKGYFKPNGKAHHSH; the protein is encoded by the coding sequence ATGAGTATAAATGATATTAAAAAAGTTATTGAAATAAGAAAAAATATAGATTTTTACACTGATGAGGTTGAGTTATCATGGTTTGATATGCAAAAGCCAAATTTAACTGCAGTTTCAAAAGAGGATATAAATTTTATAGTAAAAGCTAAGTTTACACATCTTCATGAAAATGATTTTTTGATGTGTGAAGATGGTCATGTTATTAAAGTAAGTAGATGTGAAGATGAAATTTTCACTTTAGAGTTTGATGATGCATTAACTTTTGCAAAAACTGCTTATGAAATTGGAAATCGTCATCAACCAGTTATGATTGAAGATTTTAAAATTACAGTGTTAGATGATATTTCACTTGGTGATATTATCAAAGATTGTTATTCAAATAATGCAATAAAAGTTGAAAAAACAAAAGGGTACTTTAAACCAAATGGTAAAGCACATCACTCACACTAA
- the urtD gene encoding urea ABC transporter ATP-binding protein UrtD: MKLLKHENEQRIGNLKKGDRILLVDGVSVSFDGFKALNNLSFSINYGELRCIIGANGAGKSTMMDVVTGKTKPHTGHVIFGEAVDLLEMDEPSIAEIGIGRKFQKPTVFQNNTVFENLELAMKDDKRFFKTLFSKLNGEQRDKIEETMKLIGLQELSSQEAGILSHGQKQWLEIGMLIMQEPKLLLVDEPVAGMTPQEVENTAEILTNLAKDNAVVVVEHDMEFIRSIAKKVTVLHEGSVLAEGNMDAIQNNEDVRKVYLGE, from the coding sequence ATGAAACTATTAAAACACGAAAATGAACAAAGAATTGGAAATCTAAAAAAGGGTGACAGAATCCTTTTAGTAGATGGTGTAAGTGTTAGTTTTGATGGATTCAAAGCCTTAAATAATCTAAGTTTTTCTATCAATTATGGTGAACTTAGATGTATTATTGGTGCAAATGGTGCAGGAAAATCTACAATGATGGATGTAGTAACTGGTAAAACAAAACCGCATACGGGTCATGTGATTTTTGGTGAAGCTGTTGATTTACTAGAGATGGATGAGCCAAGTATTGCTGAGATTGGGATAGGAAGAAAGTTTCAAAAACCAACTGTTTTTCAAAACAATACAGTATTTGAAAATCTTGAACTTGCTATGAAAGATGATAAAAGATTTTTCAAAACTCTTTTTTCAAAATTAAATGGTGAGCAAAGAGATAAAATCGAAGAGACTATGAAACTAATCGGTCTTCAAGAATTATCTAGTCAAGAAGCAGGCATCTTATCTCACGGTCAAAAACAGTGGCTAGAAATTGGTATGTTAATTATGCAAGAACCAAAACTATTACTAGTGGATGAACCAGTTGCTGGTATGACTCCACAAGAGGTAGAAAATACTGCTGAGATTTTAACAAATCTTGCAAAAGATAATGCAGTTGTTGTAGTGGAACATGATATGGAGTTTATTAGAAGTATTGCAAAAAAAGTTACAGTACTTCACGAAGGTTCAGTTTTAGCTGAGGGTAACATGGATGCAATACAGAATAATGAAGATGTAAGAAAAGTATATTTGGGGGAATAA
- a CDS encoding urease accessory protein UreD, which yields MSIKFSFTNDRFSLDKLCLPSRHYYFKMCENYIKLLNIGEGIFPKDRVKTAFTLSNSNLIITTESATKIYPSKKEYGINSINIDLKNSNLEFINDELILYKDSKYIQTFRLNFDEESTFFYTDILTDGRSFENFDFSSMLIKNSFYENKKLEYLEKFEVTGDSLKNYIKRKSSQNQIFAKMYIKTKNNDEFLNLLHSNEFESFTYSCEKRIIIGVISSNSMYELKNSMFSIWELYRKNLNKKAFVLGKQ from the coding sequence ATGAGTATAAAGTTTAGTTTTACAAATGATAGATTTAGTTTAGATAAGCTTTGTTTACCATCAAGACACTATTATTTTAAGATGTGCGAAAACTATATAAAACTATTAAATATAGGTGAGGGTATTTTTCCTAAAGATAGAGTAAAAACAGCATTTACTCTATCAAACTCAAATCTTATTATAACAACTGAATCAGCAACAAAAATTTATCCATCAAAAAAAGAGTATGGAATCAACTCTATAAATATAGATTTAAAAAACTCAAATTTAGAGTTTATAAATGATGAACTGATTTTATATAAAGATTCAAAATATATTCAAACTTTTAGATTAAATTTTGATGAGGAATCAACTTTTTTCTATACAGATATCTTAACTGATGGAAGAAGCTTTGAGAACTTTGATTTTTCATCAATGCTTATTAAAAACTCTTTTTATGAAAACAAAAAATTAGAGTATTTAGAGAAGTTTGAAGTTACTGGAGATAGTTTGAAAAACTACATTAAAAGAAAATCATCACAAAATCAGATTTTTGCAAAGATGTACATAAAAACAAAAAACAATGATGAATTTTTAAATCTTTTACATTCAAATGAATTTGAAAGTTTCACATACAGTTGTGAAAAAAGAATCATCATCGGAGTTATTAGTTCAAACTCTATGTATGAATTAAAAAACAGTATGTTTTCTATATGGGAACTATATAGAAAAAATCTAAATAAAAAAGCATTTGTTTTAGGTAAACAATAA
- a CDS encoding tetratricopeptide repeat protein, translating to MQNLFIKLIIFIFVINLSLYARSENDTNAVLNLKAYAVFKMGQYDEARAIWEDLAKKGNTTALINLANLFEQGNGVKKDRKEALKYIQKAAELNDDRAQYELGIEYEKGIHLPRDIDKAEYWLKKSCENENSDAYLAYGIMLATAKGKGVENITNEQKVEALKWLKLAKQEGESEAADYIRILEKK from the coding sequence ATGCAAAATCTTTTTATAAAACTTATAATATTTATCTTTGTAATAAATCTTTCTTTATATGCTAGAAGTGAAAATGATACAAATGCAGTATTAAATCTAAAAGCTTACGCAGTATTTAAAATGGGACAATATGATGAAGCTAGAGCTATTTGGGAAGACTTAGCAAAGAAAGGAAATACTACTGCTCTGATAAATTTAGCAAATCTTTTCGAGCAAGGTAATGGTGTAAAAAAAGATAGAAAAGAGGCTTTAAAATACATCCAAAAGGCAGCAGAACTAAATGATGATAGAGCACAATATGAACTTGGAATTGAGTATGAAAAAGGTATACATCTACCTAGAGACATAGATAAAGCAGAGTATTGGCTAAAAAAATCTTGTGAAAATGAAAATAGTGATGCTTATTTAGCTTATGGAATCATGCTTGCAACAGCAAAAGGAAAAGGTGTTGAAAATATAACAAATGAGCAAAAAGTAGAAGCCTTAAAATGGTTAAAATTAGCAAAGCAAGAGGGTGAATCTGAAGCCGCAGATTATATAAGAATTTTAGAGAAAAAATAA
- the ureG gene encoding urease accessory protein UreG, translating into MALKIGIAGPVGSGKTSLIESLTNLLKDKYSLGIVTNDIYTTEDANYLKKTLDLDEDRIIGVETGGCPHTAIRDDISMNQKAVVELEEKFNPDIVFVESGGDNLSATFSYELIDYYVYVIDVAQGADIPRKKGAGLLFSDLLIVNKTDLAPYVDIDLTDMENDVKVSRKSKPYVFISKKQSDSLNGVVNWIEALL; encoded by the coding sequence ATGGCATTAAAAATAGGAATCGCAGGACCAGTTGGAAGTGGAAAAACTTCACTTATTGAAAGTCTTACAAATTTACTTAAAGATAAATACTCTTTAGGAATAGTTACAAATGATATTTATACAACTGAAGATGCAAATTATCTTAAAAAAACACTTGACTTAGATGAAGATAGAATCATAGGTGTTGAAACTGGTGGTTGTCCCCACACTGCTATTAGGGATGATATTTCTATGAATCAAAAAGCAGTAGTGGAACTTGAAGAAAAATTTAATCCTGATATTGTATTTGTAGAAAGTGGTGGAGATAATCTTAGTGCAACTTTTTCTTATGAATTAATTGATTATTATGTATATGTGATTGATGTGGCACAAGGTGCTGATATTCCTAGAAAAAAAGGAGCTGGTTTATTGTTTTCTGATTTACTTATTGTAAATAAAACTGACTTAGCACCTTATGTTGATATTGATTTAACTGATATGGAAAATGATGTTAAAGTTAGTAGAAAAAGCAAGCCTTATGTGTTTATTTCTAAAAAACAGAGCGATAGTTTAAATGGTGTAGTAAATTGGATTGAGGCTTTATTATGA